Proteins from a genomic interval of Enterococcus faecium:
- a CDS encoding superoxide dismutase, with amino-acid sequence MTYTLPDLPYAYDALEPYIDEETMHLHHDKHHNTYVTNLNSAIEKYPELGEKTIEELLSDMDAIPTDIKTAVRNNGGGHANHSFFWEIMAPNAGGEPTGEIKEAINEAFGDFSSFKEEFKKAAAGRFGSGWAWLVMENGKLAITSTANQDSPLMEGKTPILGLDVWEHAYYLKYKNVRPDYIAAFWNVINWDEVNKRFEAAK; translated from the coding sequence ATGACTTACACATTACCAGATCTACCTTATGCATATGACGCATTGGAACCTTATATTGACGAAGAAACGATGCATCTGCATCATGATAAGCATCACAATACTTATGTGACGAATTTAAATTCAGCAATTGAGAAATACCCAGAATTAGGCGAAAAAACAATAGAAGAATTATTATCTGATATGGACGCTATTCCAACAGATATCAAGACAGCTGTACGTAACAATGGTGGCGGACATGCTAACCATTCATTTTTCTGGGAAATCATGGCACCAAATGCTGGTGGCGAACCTACAGGAGAAATAAAAGAAGCGATTAATGAAGCTTTTGGTGATTTTTCTTCTTTTAAAGAAGAATTCAAAAAAGCAGCCGCTGGACGATTTGGTTCTGGATGGGCTTGGCTTGTAATGGAAAATGGAAAATTAGCTATTACCTCTACTGCAAATCAAGATTCTCCATTGATGGAAGGAAAGACACCAATTCTAGGTTTGGACGTTTGGGAACATGCTTATTATTTGAAATATAAAAATGTCCGACCAGATTATATTGCAGCATTCTGGAATGTTATTAATTGGGATGAAGTAAACAAACGTTTCGAAGCAGCAAAATAA
- a CDS encoding HesB/YadR/YfhF family protein — MKLTVTPKAQKWFDSEIDLPETYGIRFFGKVYGKTEVHDGFSIGMSVEQPEHPVKKVEMDGTLFFIEEADEWFFKGYDLLVDYDPNLEEPTYHFKKQ, encoded by the coding sequence ATGAAATTAACGGTAACGCCAAAAGCACAAAAGTGGTTTGACTCAGAAATTGATCTGCCAGAAACTTACGGAATACGTTTTTTTGGAAAAGTCTACGGCAAAACAGAGGTTCATGATGGTTTTTCGATTGGAATGTCAGTTGAACAGCCAGAACATCCTGTAAAGAAAGTGGAAATGGATGGGACACTTTTTTTTATCGAGGAAGCAGATGAATGGTTCTTTAAAGGATATGATTTACTTGTTGATTATGATCCCAACCTGGAGGAGCCAACCTATCACTTTAAAAAACAATAA
- a CDS encoding potassium channel family protein yields the protein MKQNFAIVGLGRFGGSICRTLIEAGQEVLAIDSNEDRVNEYMNIATHAVVANAQDEMTLRSLGIRNFDHVIVAIGEDIQASILVTLMVKEMGVPNILAKAQNEYHARVLEKIGADRVVHPERDMGIRIAHNLVSKNILDYLELSDKYSLAEIRVSNPKFFNKTLAELNFRQRFDLTVVAIRRVDQTVIASPAADEYVRENDNLLVIGETGDVDILDDKMNQ from the coding sequence GTGAAACAAAATTTTGCAATTGTAGGCCTTGGACGATTTGGCGGAAGCATCTGCCGTACACTGATCGAAGCTGGACAAGAAGTACTGGCTATTGACAGTAATGAAGATCGAGTCAATGAATATATGAATATAGCCACTCATGCTGTTGTGGCAAATGCACAGGATGAGATGACACTTCGTTCATTAGGTATAAGAAATTTCGATCATGTAATTGTCGCTATTGGAGAAGATATCCAAGCCAGCATCTTAGTTACTCTGATGGTAAAGGAAATGGGCGTACCGAATATTTTAGCAAAAGCCCAAAATGAGTACCATGCCCGTGTACTAGAGAAGATCGGAGCAGATCGTGTCGTACACCCTGAGCGAGACATGGGGATACGGATTGCACATAACTTAGTATCAAAGAATATTCTAGACTACTTAGAGCTGTCAGATAAATATTCTTTAGCAGAAATCCGAGTCTCCAATCCTAAATTTTTCAACAAAACATTAGCTGAATTAAATTTCAGGCAACGTTTTGACTTAACAGTAGTCGCCATACGAAGAGTAGATCAAACGGTTATCGCTTCTCCTGCAGCAGATGAATATGTTCGTGAAAATGATAATCTACTGGTTATTGGAGAGACAGGCGATGTGGATATTCTAGACGATAAGATGAATCAATAG
- a CDS encoding TspO/MBR family protein, with protein MKMIKDIRFWVCVIGIVILGFLSGLLSGNPGEYYYSLQLPPFAPPSWIFGPMWTLLYILMGISLYLLLNHNNKKQRNNLVGLFVIQFIFNFIWSALFFNLRNIFIAAIDITLLVIFLSVLMYQLWLHHRLAMWLMIPYYLWVLFATLLNYSIYFLN; from the coding sequence ATGAAGATGATAAAAGATATTCGTTTTTGGGTTTGTGTTATAGGAATTGTCATATTAGGCTTTTTATCAGGGTTGCTTAGCGGAAATCCCGGAGAATATTACTATTCTTTGCAACTTCCACCATTTGCACCACCTAGCTGGATATTTGGGCCGATGTGGACCTTACTGTATATATTGATGGGTATTTCTCTTTATTTGTTACTTAATCACAACAACAAAAAACAGCGAAACAATCTTGTCGGTCTTTTTGTGATTCAGTTCATTTTTAATTTTATATGGTCTGCTCTATTTTTTAATTTAAGAAATATTTTCATTGCAGCAATCGATATTACACTTTTAGTTATTTTCTTGTCAGTGCTTATGTATCAGTTGTGGCTGCATCATCGCCTGGCAATGTGGCTCATGATTCCTTATTATTTATGGGTACTATTCGCAACTCTATTGAATTATTCAATTTATTTTTTAAACTAA
- a CDS encoding DUF1189 domain-containing protein yields MTTKQLIISSFIRFKDLKEARNVPFWKAIVYLLVLSIIMALPISFQVFQVLNNIQLDGQKIATRIPDFTIQNGQLQTEEKEGFIYQTNSIIFTFDPEGKRTEQDISTDFMGNFVSVGMLKNKLIIALPNTGTTSALLNNNQLELPYTNESLKNLTGKQLRSFLSEASIPLWIKVLTFIFSIYPSFLNLLITLLFTNIAAFLYARFRLTKATFLDCLKTLIYSISLPTIIATILMVFLPSFDTSAFIAFAGIFIFAQAVKGWAKISIN; encoded by the coding sequence ATGACAACAAAACAATTAATTATCAGTTCCTTTATACGATTCAAAGACCTAAAGGAGGCGAGAAATGTCCCATTTTGGAAAGCCATTGTCTATCTTTTAGTTTTGAGTATAATTATGGCTTTGCCAATCTCTTTTCAAGTTTTTCAAGTCTTAAACAACATTCAATTGGATGGGCAAAAGATTGCTACTCGCATTCCTGATTTTACAATCCAAAACGGGCAGCTTCAAACCGAAGAAAAAGAAGGATTCATTTACCAAACAAACTCCATTATCTTCACATTTGATCCAGAGGGAAAACGAACAGAACAGGACATCTCTACTGATTTTATGGGGAATTTTGTTAGTGTCGGGATGTTAAAAAACAAACTTATCATAGCTCTTCCTAATACAGGCACGACTTCTGCTTTGTTGAACAATAACCAATTAGAACTTCCCTACACCAATGAATCTTTAAAAAACTTAACAGGTAAGCAGCTCCGTTCTTTTTTAAGTGAAGCATCTATACCACTTTGGATAAAAGTCCTGACATTTATATTTTCTATTTATCCTAGTTTTCTGAATCTGCTGATCACTTTGCTATTTACCAACATTGCTGCTTTTCTCTATGCACGCTTTCGACTAACAAAAGCTACTTTTCTTGATTGTTTAAAAACATTGATCTATTCAATTTCATTGCCTACTATAATTGCAACAATCTTGATGGTCTTTCTTCCTTCTTTTGACACTAGCGCCTTCATTGCTTTTGCAGGAATCTTTATTTTTGCTCAAGCTGTCAAAGGATGGGCAAAAATATCGATCAATTAA
- a CDS encoding lytic polysaccharide monooxygenase auxiliary activity family 9 protein → MKKISTLLFIGLVSLGLFGFSIPGFAHGYITSPGSRAYLGTSAAGNLNQNVGRAQWEPQSIEATKNTFIDGKIASAGVSGFEPLDEQTSNRWHKNMVNPGTLNITWNLTAQHRTSTWDYYITKPTWNPNQPLKFSDFELITKIDDKATVPPKTVNQTITLPQDRKGYNVILAVWNISDTTNAFYQVIDVNIQ, encoded by the coding sequence ATGAAAAAGATTAGTACGTTATTGTTTATTGGGTTAGTTAGTTTAGGGTTGTTCGGTTTTAGCATTCCAGGTTTTGCGCATGGTTATATTACTTCTCCAGGAAGCCGTGCATACCTAGGAACATCAGCAGCAGGAAACTTAAATCAAAATGTCGGAAGAGCACAATGGGAACCGCAAAGTATCGAAGCTACCAAAAATACATTCATTGATGGAAAAATTGCTAGTGCAGGAGTCAGCGGCTTTGAGCCTTTAGATGAACAGACATCTAACAGATGGCATAAAAACATGGTTAATCCAGGAACATTAAATATTACTTGGAATTTAACAGCACAACATCGGACAAGTACTTGGGATTACTACATTACCAAACCAACTTGGAATCCTAATCAACCTTTGAAATTTAGTGATTTTGAATTGATCACAAAAATAGACGACAAAGCAACTGTTCCACCAAAAACAGTCAACCAAACGATCACACTTCCGCAGGATCGAAAAGGATATAATGTGATTTTAGCAGTATGGAATATCAGCGATACGACAAATGCATTTTATCAAGTGATAGACGTGAATATCCAATAA
- a CDS encoding cold-shock protein, with protein sequence MEHGTVKWFNNEKGFGFITVDGGDDVFVHFSAIQGDGFKSLEEGQEVEFTIVEGARGPQAAEVTKL encoded by the coding sequence ATGGAACACGGAACGGTTAAATGGTTCAACAATGAAAAAGGATTTGGGTTTATTACAGTAGACGGCGGAGATGACGTATTTGTTCATTTCTCAGCAATTCAAGGAGACGGCTTCAAGAGCCTAGAAGAAGGTCAAGAAGTAGAATTCACGATTGTTGAAGGTGCACGCGGACCTCAAGCTGCTGAAGTGACTAAATTATAA
- the liaF gene encoding cell wall-active antibiotics response protein LiaF: MNSSWRFFVVVEALLLLFAVWQIVNNTGLLLLVIFGIFNIYLAMRKYPRTKFQNFQLILGSLVIFFSLVNSPALWMMVVLAVLFIGLKGVEISGIDLTKNAFWRKKQIMMVQTEQLKTHNNERKRQQLFGNQRIGNDVYEWDDINIAIISGDTIIDLGNTLLPKDDNIVIVRKGIGRTRILVPLGVAIRLEHATLVGNVLFEEEQFSLKNEQIKICSSDYDENPRRLKIITNTLVGDVEVIRI; this comes from the coding sequence ATGAATAGTTCTTGGCGTTTTTTTGTGGTAGTCGAAGCACTGCTGCTGTTATTTGCTGTTTGGCAAATCGTAAACAATACTGGACTTTTGCTTTTAGTAATATTCGGTATTTTCAATATATATCTAGCTATGCGCAAATATCCTCGTACTAAATTTCAAAATTTTCAATTGATCTTAGGGAGCTTGGTCATTTTTTTTAGCTTAGTCAACAGTCCTGCTTTATGGATGATGGTTGTATTGGCCGTTTTATTTATCGGGCTGAAAGGTGTAGAGATTTCAGGAATAGATTTGACAAAAAATGCTTTTTGGCGAAAAAAACAGATCATGATGGTCCAAACAGAGCAATTAAAAACACATAATAATGAGCGTAAAAGACAGCAATTATTTGGTAACCAACGTATTGGAAACGACGTCTATGAATGGGATGATATCAACATTGCCATCATTTCTGGTGATACTATCATCGATTTGGGCAATACACTTTTGCCAAAAGATGATAATATTGTGATTGTAAGAAAAGGGATAGGCAGAACACGGATCTTAGTACCCCTGGGAGTGGCTATTCGTTTAGAGCATGCGACATTAGTAGGAAATGTCTTGTTTGAAGAAGAGCAGTTTTCCTTAAAAAACGAACAGATCAAAATCTGCAGCAGTGATTATGATGAAAATCCTCGCAGATTGAAGATCATTACCAATACCTTGGTTGGAGATGTCGAGGTGATACGAATATGA
- a CDS encoding phosphoglycerate dehydrogenase, whose amino-acid sequence MSERIIYADRPFRDEFIEEIHTIAPGYIFKTELQPEDLQNVEISLGWNSDYQEKLLASSTLKWVQSISAGVDQLPLETFSKKHILLSNGSGIHSESITEHVLGIILGYSRGLFQAQKAQSDMKWLGSSVHYQSIQGKKILIIGTGHIGKMIAKKCKALDMNCYGINTSGHPAEGMEKTFSLNQLKEVLPEVDFVVNILPLTEETTGLFDQHMFEHFDPKSVFINVGRGASVKTQDLVQALNNQQLSFAALDVFEEEPLPQDHPLWKMDNVLITSHIAGLTPDFQKKLMAIFLTNLKSYFATHELQTNQVKLSAGY is encoded by the coding sequence ATGTCAGAAAGAATCATTTATGCAGATCGTCCATTTCGTGATGAATTTATCGAAGAAATCCATACTATAGCGCCTGGTTATATCTTTAAAACAGAATTACAACCAGAGGATCTACAAAATGTAGAGATCAGTTTGGGCTGGAACTCAGACTACCAAGAAAAACTATTAGCCTCTTCTACCTTGAAATGGGTCCAATCTATCTCAGCTGGTGTTGATCAGCTACCCCTTGAGACTTTTTCAAAGAAACATATTTTACTTTCAAATGGTAGTGGCATCCACAGTGAATCGATTACGGAGCATGTCTTAGGAATCATCCTTGGGTATTCTCGTGGTCTTTTTCAAGCACAAAAGGCACAGAGTGACATGAAATGGTTAGGTTCATCGGTCCATTACCAATCTATCCAAGGGAAAAAAATACTAATCATTGGAACTGGCCATATTGGAAAAATGATTGCAAAAAAATGCAAAGCATTAGACATGAACTGCTATGGAATCAATACATCCGGTCATCCAGCAGAAGGAATGGAAAAGACTTTTTCTTTAAATCAACTAAAGGAAGTTCTTCCTGAAGTAGATTTCGTAGTCAATATCTTACCTCTAACGGAGGAAACAACTGGGCTCTTTGATCAGCATATGTTTGAACACTTTGATCCAAAATCTGTATTCATCAATGTTGGCCGTGGTGCTTCTGTTAAGACACAAGATCTGGTGCAGGCTTTAAATAACCAGCAACTTTCCTTTGCAGCATTAGACGTTTTTGAGGAAGAGCCTCTTCCACAAGATCATCCTCTTTGGAAAATGGACAATGTACTGATTACTTCCCACATTGCAGGTTTGACACCTGATTTTCAAAAGAAATTAATGGCTATTTTTTTAACCAATCTGAAAAGCTACTTTGCCACCCATGAGCTTCAAACCAATCAAGTAAAATTGTCTGCAGGATATTAA
- the greA gene encoding transcription elongation factor GreA, protein MVEKVYPMTLEGKEKLEKELEELKTVKRGEIIERIKIARGFGDLSENSEYESAKDEQAFVEGRITTIENMIRFAQIIDNDGVDADEVSIGKTVTFIELPDGDEEEYTIVGSAEADPFSGKISNDSPIAQALIGKRKNDEVTIATPGGDMLVKIVKVEQA, encoded by the coding sequence ATGGTAGAGAAAGTTTATCCAATGACTCTAGAAGGTAAAGAAAAATTAGAAAAAGAATTAGAAGAACTAAAAACAGTTAAACGCGGAGAAATCATTGAACGAATCAAAATCGCTCGCGGTTTCGGAGATCTTTCCGAAAACTCCGAATACGAATCAGCTAAAGATGAACAAGCATTTGTTGAAGGAAGAATCACAACAATTGAAAATATGATCCGTTTTGCACAAATCATCGATAATGACGGCGTAGATGCAGATGAGGTATCGATCGGTAAAACAGTTACGTTCATCGAGTTGCCTGATGGAGATGAAGAAGAGTACACGATTGTCGGAAGTGCTGAAGCAGACCCGTTTTCTGGAAAGATTTCCAATGATTCTCCTATCGCGCAAGCATTGATTGGCAAACGTAAAAATGATGAAGTAACCATTGCTACACCAGGTGGCGATATGTTAGTTAAAATCGTCAAAGTAGAACAAGCGTAG
- a CDS encoding LCP family protein: protein MKRWQKVLLTLLGVFVLLIAGLSAYGIRFMGEASQTVNKISKNSNRISSKRSERVSIDDKEPFSVLLLGLDTGGLGRTEQGRSDTMMVVTVNPKQKKSTIISLDRDIYTNIVGYGTVDKLNHAYAFGGVEMAMDSIEQLLDIPIDHYVTINLDGMEDLINAVGGIKVNNKIDFTLDGVHVPVGEQTLNGEKGLAYSRMRHEDPEGDIGRQRRQREVVTKIVNKVLSLDGVSNYRKILKAVENNVTTDLDWDDMLDVATNYTPAFETIKQDQLQGEGQMINDIYYQILGKNDLLSIQNELKKQLNIKTSDTLPNLKNENASMMFFDDSEDGDSTNGDGSNSEGYTDYSSYSENTYDQYQDPNTYYQQTEDTSQYYTPSQDTQSYDPYAGQEQNGYGYDQNNEYGTTSGY, encoded by the coding sequence ATGAAGCGATGGCAAAAAGTTCTATTAACCTTGTTAGGGGTATTCGTTTTGCTGATTGCCGGATTATCAGCATACGGAATCAGATTTATGGGAGAAGCGAGCCAAACAGTAAACAAAATTTCTAAAAACTCTAATCGAATATCCTCCAAACGTTCTGAGAGAGTAAGCATTGATGACAAAGAACCTTTTTCGGTTTTGCTATTAGGTTTAGATACCGGTGGATTAGGAAGAACGGAACAAGGACGTTCTGATACGATGATGGTAGTAACAGTTAATCCGAAACAAAAAAAATCAACGATCATCAGTTTGGACCGAGATATTTATACGAATATCGTAGGTTATGGAACGGTAGATAAATTAAATCATGCCTACGCATTTGGTGGTGTCGAAATGGCCATGGATTCAATTGAGCAACTGCTCGATATTCCTATTGATCATTATGTAACGATCAATTTGGATGGCATGGAAGATTTGATCAATGCGGTCGGTGGCATCAAAGTGAATAATAAAATTGACTTTACTTTGGATGGTGTCCATGTACCAGTAGGTGAACAAACATTGAATGGAGAAAAAGGTTTAGCCTATTCTCGAATGCGACACGAAGATCCAGAAGGCGATATCGGTCGACAACGTCGTCAGCGGGAAGTAGTGACGAAAATCGTCAATAAAGTTTTAAGTTTAGATGGCGTAAGCAATTATAGAAAAATTTTAAAAGCAGTTGAGAACAATGTGACGACGGACTTAGATTGGGATGACATGCTTGATGTAGCGACGAACTACACCCCGGCGTTTGAAACAATCAAACAAGACCAGTTGCAAGGCGAAGGACAAATGATCAATGATATCTACTATCAAATTTTAGGAAAAAATGATCTTCTTTCGATCCAAAATGAACTGAAGAAACAATTAAATATAAAAACAAGCGATACATTACCTAATTTGAAAAATGAGAATGCTTCAATGATGTTCTTTGATGATTCGGAAGATGGCGATTCGACAAACGGTGATGGATCGAATAGTGAAGGGTACACCGATTATTCTTCCTATTCAGAAAACACATATGATCAGTACCAAGATCCGAATACCTATTATCAGCAAACAGAAGATACAAGTCAGTACTATACACCAAGTCAAGATACTCAAAGTTATGATCCTTACGCTGGACAGGAACAAAATGGTTATGGTTATGACCAGAATAATGAGTATGGAACAACAAGTGGGTACTAG
- a CDS encoding cation diffusion facilitator family transporter, which yields MEEGIVPTQPQRSSKKLFGVVVLNAVITLSEFIGGIMSGSLSLVSDAFHNLSDTLAIIFSYGAQKMARKEANKKRTYGYQRLEILSAFINSFILIILSLFLTVEAFKRFTSPEKINSHLMLTVAVIGLLANLFSVLLLRQEADESLNIKSSYLHLLSDTLSSVSVIIGAILIRFFDIYWIDPVITLIISIYILIEAIMVIKKAAAILIQSAPAIDYEKMEQEIEAIDGVKDVHHVHIWQYSEKIIIFDGHIDFEDQLLSEIEKIYPRIISLLKLKYGITHVTIQAETKAKDQKKLIFLNKDESY from the coding sequence ATGGAGGAAGGAATAGTGCCTACACAGCCACAGAGATCATCAAAAAAACTATTTGGAGTAGTGGTTTTGAATGCGGTGATCACTTTATCAGAATTTATTGGAGGGATTATGTCAGGGAGTTTGTCTCTTGTTTCAGATGCTTTCCATAACCTTAGTGATACATTGGCAATTATTTTTTCTTACGGGGCACAAAAAATGGCCCGAAAAGAAGCAAATAAAAAACGTACGTATGGCTACCAGCGTTTAGAAATATTGAGTGCTTTCATCAACTCATTCATATTGATCATATTATCCTTGTTTTTAACCGTTGAAGCATTCAAGCGGTTCACTTCACCAGAAAAGATAAATAGTCATTTGATGCTAACAGTAGCAGTTATTGGATTGCTCGCGAATTTGTTCTCAGTATTATTATTACGACAAGAAGCAGATGAAAGTTTGAATATAAAATCTAGTTATTTGCATTTGTTAAGTGATACACTGTCTTCGGTAAGTGTGATTATCGGAGCAATTTTGATCCGTTTTTTCGATATCTACTGGATCGATCCAGTTATTACACTGATCATTTCGATATATATATTGATAGAAGCGATAATGGTGATCAAAAAAGCTGCCGCTATTTTGATACAAAGTGCACCTGCTATCGACTATGAAAAAATGGAACAAGAAATTGAAGCAATCGATGGGGTAAAGGATGTTCATCATGTCCATATTTGGCAGTATAGCGAAAAGATAATTATTTTCGACGGACATATTGATTTTGAAGATCAGCTACTAAGCGAGATTGAAAAGATATATCCTCGTATAATTTCTTTATTAAAATTAAAATATGGTATTACACATGTGACGATCCAAGCAGAGACAAAGGCAAAGGATCAAAAAAAATTAATTTTTTTAAATAAAGATGAAAGTTATTGA
- a CDS encoding response regulator transcription factor, whose protein sequence is MIKVLLVDDHEMVRLGVSSYLSIQEDIEVIGEAENGRQGYEKAMALRPDVILMDLVMEEMDGIESTKAILKDWPKAKIIIVTSFIDDEKVYPAIEAGAAGYLLKTSTAHEIADAIRATQRGERVLEPEVTTKMMEKMSRRNDPVLHEELTNRENEILMLISEGKSNQEIADELFITLKTVKTHVSNILAKLEVEDRTQAAIYAFKHGLVK, encoded by the coding sequence ATGATAAAAGTTTTATTAGTAGATGACCATGAAATGGTACGCTTAGGCGTCTCTTCTTATTTATCTATCCAAGAAGACATTGAAGTGATTGGAGAAGCTGAAAATGGACGTCAAGGCTATGAAAAGGCGATGGCACTTCGACCAGATGTCATTTTAATGGATCTAGTCATGGAAGAAATGGATGGCATCGAATCAACAAAAGCAATCTTAAAAGATTGGCCAAAAGCCAAAATCATTATCGTCACAAGTTTTATTGATGATGAAAAAGTTTATCCTGCAATTGAAGCAGGAGCAGCAGGATATTTATTGAAGACGTCTACCGCACATGAAATAGCTGATGCTATAAGGGCTACGCAACGCGGCGAGCGAGTATTGGAACCTGAAGTGACAACAAAAATGATGGAAAAAATGAGTCGGCGAAATGATCCAGTATTGCATGAAGAATTAACGAATCGAGAAAATGAAATTTTGATGCTGATTTCTGAAGGGAAAAGTAATCAGGAAATCGCGGATGAATTGTTTATCACACTGAAAACAGTTAAAACGCATGTGTCGAATATATTAGCTAAGTTAGAGGTAGAAGACCGAACTCAAGCAGCTATCTATGCGTTTAAACATGGTTTGGTGAAATAA
- the liaS gene encoding two-component system sensor histidine kinase LiaS, which yields MMGRISKAMLAVYSGIAAFLIILFSLFTYFYASNQSHWWGELLRARLLYVPLIFHLMAISLGVGLIVFLLLSLIQKAKYGKIEEKLRALSSGNYESKLLHQPIPSASDDLYIKDIDMEITKIKEKMIEVSSELQIMTSRPQYVDGQTKEEILELERHRLARELHDSVSQQLFAAMMMMSALTEQAEKSETPEMFRKQLKMVAEIINASQSEMRALLLHLRPVNLEEKSLKQGIEQLLKELQNKIQISLKWDVEDVKLTSSIEDHLFRIVQELLSNTLRHAKANELEVYLHKIDNNLLLRIIDDGTGFNMNETKTGSYGLNNIKERVAGIGGTVKIISFKGQGTSVEIKVPLMKEA from the coding sequence ATGATGGGAAGAATATCCAAAGCAATGCTAGCTGTTTATTCGGGGATTGCGGCTTTCCTTATTATTCTATTTTCACTTTTCACTTATTTTTATGCCAGTAACCAAAGTCATTGGTGGGGAGAATTGCTGCGTGCGCGTTTATTATACGTTCCGCTTATCTTCCATTTGATGGCAATTTCATTAGGTGTAGGATTGATCGTATTTCTATTGTTATCACTTATTCAAAAGGCAAAATACGGGAAAATCGAAGAAAAGCTTCGTGCACTTTCTTCTGGCAATTATGAATCCAAACTTTTGCATCAGCCGATCCCAAGCGCGTCGGATGATCTGTACATCAAAGATATTGATATGGAAATTACTAAAATAAAAGAAAAAATGATCGAAGTATCCAGTGAATTACAGATTATGACTAGCCGTCCTCAATATGTAGATGGACAAACCAAAGAAGAGATTTTAGAATTAGAAAGGCATCGATTAGCTCGTGAGCTTCATGATTCAGTTTCACAGCAATTATTTGCAGCGATGATGATGATGTCGGCATTGACGGAGCAAGCAGAAAAAAGTGAGACACCAGAAATGTTCCGTAAGCAGTTGAAAATGGTGGCAGAGATCATCAACGCTTCCCAGTCTGAGATGCGTGCGCTGCTTCTTCATCTGCGTCCAGTCAATTTAGAAGAAAAAAGTTTAAAACAAGGCATTGAGCAGTTATTGAAGGAATTGCAGAATAAAATCCAGATTTCGCTAAAATGGGATGTAGAAGATGTAAAATTAACTAGTTCCATTGAGGATCACTTGTTCCGAATCGTTCAAGAATTGTTATCAAACACATTAAGACATGCTAAGGCTAATGAATTAGAAGTCTATTTGCATAAAATAGATAACAATCTTTTATTACGTATCATTGACGACGGGACAGGATTTAATATGAATGAAACCAAAACGGGAAGTTATGGATTGAACAATATCAAAGAACGAGTAGCTGGTATTGGTGGAACAGTAAAAATCATTAGTTTTAAAGGGCAAGGTACGAGCGTGGAGATCAAGGTCCCTTTGATGAAGGAGGCATAG
- a CDS encoding GtrA family protein: MKQYRQLKGYLEAKGYWEILVYLFFGGLATIVNFVSFALARQYFDLSMALSNSISWFCSVLFAFVTNKLWVFHSKSPNFTHALIECGKFFFYRILSYGLDMGAMVLLINVMNSNEYVAKIITQIIVILANYIFSKLFIFKETEVFEEEVGQSEKDD, translated from the coding sequence ATGAAGCAGTATCGACAGTTAAAAGGATATTTAGAAGCAAAAGGATATTGGGAGATACTAGTCTATCTCTTTTTTGGTGGTTTGGCTACGATTGTAAATTTTGTTAGTTTTGCTCTCGCACGCCAATATTTTGATTTAAGTATGGCCTTATCCAATTCTATTTCGTGGTTTTGTTCTGTATTGTTTGCTTTTGTAACGAACAAACTTTGGGTATTCCATTCAAAATCACCGAATTTTACACATGCACTTATTGAATGCGGTAAGTTCTTCTTCTACCGTATCCTTTCTTACGGATTGGACATGGGGGCAATGGTATTGTTGATCAATGTTATGAACAGCAATGAGTATGTGGCGAAAATCATCACTCAAATTATTGTTATCCTTGCGAACTATATTTTCAGCAAGTTGTTTATTTTTAAAGAAACTGAGGTTTTTGAAGAAGAAGTAGGTCAAAGTGAAAAAGACGACTAG